One window from the genome of Sardina pilchardus chromosome 12, fSarPil1.1, whole genome shotgun sequence encodes:
- the extl3 gene encoding exostosin-like 3 yields the protein MQRNGGMAGNGGQPWVFRRVRLTWLSFMLFFILVFFPLIAHYYLTTIDEAGGPDKRIFGPRPGGELCEAKHVQDLCRIRESVSEELLQLEAKRQELNGEIARLNLRIEACKRSIDSAKQDLLQLKNVISQTEHSYKELMAQNQPKLSLPVRLVPDKDDPGLPPPKSSRACRLRSCFDYARCPMTSGFPVYVYDTGSYPWAENLDPLVKQAFAASVKSNIYVTDNPSIACLYVVLVGELQETPGSPPPAPADLEKQLRELPYWRSDGHNHLLVHLSRKSLTQNFLYNVSTGRAAVAQSTFLERQYREGFDLVVSPLVHALSEPNFLEVPPQVPVKRKYLFTFQGEKVESLRSSLLEAPPQSFEEEMEGDPPADYDDRIIGTLKAVQDSHLDQVLVEFTCKNRPRPSLPTEWALCGEREERLEVLKVSTFALVIAPGDGQLVASAGCGMRLFEALEVGAIPVVLGDHSKLPYHHLIRWSEATIIVPKPRITELHFLLRSLSDNDLLAMRRQGRFLWETYFSTSETVFGTILASIRTSIQVPAAPIREEPAQEIPHKAGKLAGTDANLADNGDLDLGPVETEPPYASPRFLRNFTYTASDVYRTWNRPPGPFHLFPHTPFDPVLPSEAKFLGSGTGFRPIGGGSGGSGREFQAALGGNTPREQFTVVMLTYEREEVLMNSLERLNGLPYLNKVVVVWNSPKPPSDDLIWPDIGLPIVVVRTEKNSLNNRFLPWDAVETEAILSIDDDAHLRHDEIMFGFRVWREARDRIVGFPGRFHAWDVNHQSWLYNSNYSCELSMVLTGAAFFHKYYAYLYSYVMPQAIRDMVDEYINCEDIAMNFLVSHITRKPPIKVTSRWTFRCPGCPQALSHDDSHFHERHKCINFFVKVYGYMPLLYTQFRVDSVLFKTRLPHDKTKCFKFI from the exons ATGCAGCGCAACGGGGGAATGGCGGGCAACGGTGGTCAGCCGTGGGTGTTCCGTCGCGTCCGCCTCACCTGGCTCAGCTTCATGCTCTTCTTCATCCTGGTCTTCTTCCCGCTCATCGCCCACTACTACCTCACCACCATCGACGAGGCCGGCGGGCCGGACAAGCGCATCTTCGGGCCGCGGCCCGGCGGCGAGCTGTGCGAGGCCAAGCACGTGCAGGACCTGTGCCGCATCCGCGAGTCGGTCAGCGAGGAGCTCCTCCAGCTGGAGGCCAAGCGGCAGGAGCTGAACGGCGAGATCGCCCGGCTCAACCTGCGCATCGAGGCCTGCAAGCGGAGCATCGACAGCGCCAAGCAGGACCTGCTGCAGCTTAAGAACGTCATCAGCCAGACGGAGCACTCCTACAAGGAGCTCATGGCCCAGAACCAGCCCAAGCTCTCGCTGCCGGTCCGCTTGGTGCCGGACAAAGATGACCCCGGGCTTCCCCCTCCCAAGTCCTCGCGGGCGTGTCGCCTGCGGTCGTGTTTCGATTACGCTCGGTGCCCCATGACCTCAGGGTTCCCTGTCTATGTTTACGACACAGGGTCATATCCCTGGGCAGAGAACCTCGACCCGCTGGTCAAGCAGGCTTTTGCAGCCTCGGTCAAGAGCAACATCTATGTGACGGACAACCCGAGCATCGCTTGCCTGTATGTGGTGCTTGTAGGGGAGTTGCAAGAAACGCCGGGTTCCCCTCCCCCCGCTCCTGCCGACCTGGAGAAGCAGCTTCGGGAGCTCCCTTACTGGAGGTCCGATGGCCATAACCACCTGTTGGTGCACCTATCGAGAAAGTCCCTCACGCAGAACTTTCTGTATAACGTGAGCACGGGGCGGGCAGCCGTGGCGCAGTCCACCTTCTTGGAGCGACAGTATCGGGAAGGGTTCGACCTTGTGGTGTCCCCGCTTGTCCACGCCCTCTCGGAGCCCAACTTCCTGGAGGTGCCCCCTCAGGTTCCGGTGAAGAGGAAGTATCTCTTCACCTTCCAAGGCGAGAAGGTGGAGTCGCTGAGGAGCAGCTTGCTAGAAGCCCCACCGCAGTCCTtcgaggaggagatggagggagacccACCTGCCGATTACGACGACCGCATCATCGGCACCTTGAAAGCGGTCCAGGACAGCCACCTGGACCAGGTACTTGTAGAGTTCACGTGTAAGAACCGGCCGAGGCCCAGCCTGCCAACCGAATGGGCCTTGTGTGGAGAGCGTGAAGAGAGGCTGGAGGTGTTGAAGGTGTCTACGTTTGCCCTGGTCATAGCTCCAGGGGATGGGCAACTGGTAGCTTCAGCCGGCTGCGGCATGCGGCTCTTTGAGGCTCTCGAGGTGGGCGCCATCCCCGTCGTGCTCGGAGACCACTCCAAGTTGCCGTATCATCATCTGATACGATGGAGCGAGGCCACCATCATTGTGCCCAAGCCTCGCATCACTGAGCTTCACTTCCTGCTGCGCAGCTTGTCAGACAACGACCTGTTGGCCATGAGGAGGCAAGGCCGCTTCCTGTGGGAGACCTACTTCTCCACCTCGGAGACGGTCTTCGGCACCATCCTGGCCAGTATTCGCACGAGCATACAGGTCCCGGCAGCTCCAATCAGGGAAGAGCCGGCGCAGGAGATCCCGCACAAGGCCGGTAAGCTGGCCGGAACCGACGCCAACCTGGCCGACAACGGCGACTTGGACCTGGGCCCGGTGGAGACGGAACCCCCGTACGCCTCGCCGCGCTTCCTGAGGAACTTTACCTACACGGCGTCCGACGTGTACCGCACCTGGAACCGGCCACCGGGCCCCTTCCACCTGTTCCCCCACACGCCCTTTGACCCCGTGCTCCCCTCCGAGGCCAAGTTCCTGGGTTCCGGCACCGGCTTCCGACCCATCGGCGGCGGCTCCGGAGGCTCGGGGAGGGAGTTCCAGGCCGCTCTCGGCGGGAACACCCCTCGCGAGCAGTTCACTGTGGTGATGCTCACCTACGAGCGGGAGGAGGTCCTCATGAACTCCCTGGAGAGGCTCAACGGCCTCCCGTACCTCAACAAAGTCGTTGTCGTCTGGAACTCCCCCAAGCCGCCCTCGGATGACCTTATCTGGCCGGACATTGGGCTGCCTATTGTG GTGGTGCGCACGGAGAAGAACAGTCTGAACAACCGCTTCCTCCCATGGGATGCCGTGGAAACGGAAGCCATCTTGTCCATTGACGACGATGCTCATCTCCGTCACGACGAGATCATGTTTGGCTTCAG ggTATGGCGGGAGGCCAGGGATCGTATTGTGGGTTTCCCTGGCCGCTTCCACGCCTGGGACGTCAATCACCAGTCCTGGCTCTACAACTCCAACTACTCCTGCGAGCTGTCCATGGTCCTGACCGGCGCCGCCTTCTTCCACAAG tactATGCCTACCTGTACTCGTATGTGATGCCCCAGGCCATCCGGGACATGGTGGACGAGTACATCAACTGCGAGGACATCGCCATGAACTTCCTGGTCTCGCACATCACGCGGAAACCCCCCATCAAG gtGACCTCTCGCTGGACGTTCCGCTGTCCCGGCTGTCCCCAGGCGCTCTCGCACGACGACTCGCACTTCCACGAGCGGCACAAGTGCATCAACTTCTTCGTGAAGGTGTACGGCTACATGCCCCTGCTCTACACGCAGTTCCGCGTGGACTCGGTGCTCTTCAAGACGCGCCTGCCCCACGACAAGACCAAGTGCTTCAAGTTCATCTAG